A stretch of Candidatus Vicinibacter affinis DNA encodes these proteins:
- the dprA gene encoding DNA-protecting protein DprA — protein sequence MNDLLYQIALTQTENIGPVIAKQLIGYCGGAEAVFKEKAHKLLKIPGVGPQTVERLKNKENISKAERELNFIQNENIKAILQSDSQYPNRLKHYPDSPLVLFFKGEADLNSLHVVAIVGTRNISPYGKHLTEQLIQHLANFEVLVVSGLAYGIDTAAHKSSILNELPTVGVLGHGLDRIYPVENKSLANKMIKNGGILSEFCSNTKPDRQNFPMRNRIVAGMSDAIVVVETKSGGGSIITAEFGNEYNKDVFAFPGKVGDELSAGCNHLIKNHKAHLIEGGEDLTDVLRWEKPGKVKPVQFTRELFVSFSDDEDKVFQTIKSKQKVNIDLLSQCFNFTPSELASILLNLQFKGVVQELPGKMYTLIL from the coding sequence ATGAATGATTTACTTTATCAAATAGCACTTACCCAAACTGAAAACATAGGACCTGTAATCGCCAAACAACTTATTGGATATTGTGGTGGAGCAGAAGCCGTATTTAAAGAAAAGGCACATAAGTTGTTAAAAATCCCGGGAGTTGGACCTCAAACCGTGGAGCGTTTGAAAAATAAAGAGAACATTAGTAAAGCAGAAAGGGAACTTAACTTTATCCAAAATGAAAACATCAAAGCTATTCTTCAATCAGACAGCCAATACCCAAATAGGTTAAAACATTATCCCGACAGCCCATTAGTTTTATTTTTTAAAGGTGAAGCTGATTTGAACTCCTTGCATGTTGTTGCTATTGTTGGTACCAGAAATATAAGTCCATATGGAAAGCACCTTACCGAACAGCTTATTCAGCATTTGGCTAATTTTGAAGTTTTAGTTGTGAGCGGCCTGGCCTATGGAATTGATACAGCAGCTCACAAATCATCAATATTGAATGAATTACCAACTGTAGGAGTGCTTGGACATGGTCTTGACAGAATTTATCCGGTTGAAAACAAGAGTTTAGCCAACAAAATGATTAAAAATGGAGGTATCCTTTCTGAATTTTGTAGTAATACAAAACCAGATCGACAGAATTTTCCCATGCGAAACAGAATAGTTGCAGGAATGTCAGATGCAATAGTGGTGGTTGAAACGAAATCAGGAGGGGGAAGTATAATTACCGCTGAGTTTGGAAATGAATACAATAAGGATGTTTTTGCTTTTCCAGGAAAAGTTGGAGATGAATTATCTGCAGGATGTAACCATTTGATCAAAAATCACAAAGCCCATTTAATAGAAGGAGGAGAGGATTTAACAGATGTTCTCAGATGGGAAAAGCCGGGAAAAGTAAAACCTGTGCAATTTACCAGAGAGCTTTTTGTCAGCTTTTCAGATGATGAAGATAAGGTCTTTCAAACCATCAAGAGTAAACAAAAAGTTAATATTGACCTGTTGTCCCAATGTTTTAATTTTACGCCGAGTGAATTAGCGAGTATTTTACTTAATCTTCAATTTAAGGGAGTAGTTCAGGAATTACCTGGAAAAATGTACACACTTATCTTATAA
- a CDS encoding AI-2E family transporter, translating into MQQIPNSLTRQVLLILVIITLVGLIFWNLKEFVPSFLGAYTLYILLRRPMFYLHIEKKWPKSVSAIILMVLSMILFILPINGLFQILGSKFLPYLQNSEYLYTIIQDFIGDIEKKYGVEIMTQENISTIGDWIVKEGGIVINATLNSVGILALLYFILYFLMTNGNHMEGRFLSMLPLNEHSRRYLKKHLQSLVYSNAIGVPMVSLFQSLVALLGYWIAGVEEPFLWFVVTFIASFVPMLGAMLIYVPLSIILLYNGNITGGVFLLFFGLLVVGSVDNLFRFWLQKKIGDTHPLITILGVIIGLKIFGFIGLIFGPILISIVLLLLNLYNREYSSSQTFNDVGGIS; encoded by the coding sequence ATGCAACAAATTCCAAATTCTCTAACCCGTCAGGTGCTTCTAATTCTAGTAATTATCACATTGGTAGGTTTAATATTCTGGAACCTCAAAGAATTTGTACCTTCTTTTTTAGGAGCTTATACATTATATATACTTTTGAGAAGGCCGATGTTTTACCTCCATATTGAAAAAAAGTGGCCTAAGTCTGTGTCAGCTATTATACTTATGGTACTCTCCATGATTCTATTCATTCTCCCTATAAATGGACTTTTCCAAATACTAGGCTCCAAATTTTTGCCATATCTTCAAAACTCTGAATATCTGTATACCATCATTCAAGATTTTATTGGAGATATTGAAAAAAAGTATGGCGTTGAAATTATGACTCAAGAAAATATCAGTACAATCGGAGATTGGATAGTAAAGGAAGGAGGTATTGTAATCAATGCTACTCTGAACAGTGTCGGAATTCTAGCCTTGTTATATTTTATTTTGTACTTCCTTATGACAAATGGAAATCATATGGAAGGCAGATTCCTGTCAATGTTGCCACTAAATGAACACAGTCGTAGATATTTAAAAAAACACTTGCAATCTTTGGTTTACAGCAATGCCATAGGGGTCCCCATGGTTTCTTTATTTCAAAGTCTTGTAGCTTTGCTGGGATATTGGATAGCGGGTGTAGAAGAACCATTTCTATGGTTTGTGGTAACATTTATTGCCTCATTTGTCCCAATGCTTGGGGCAATGTTAATTTATGTGCCTCTTTCTATTATTCTACTTTACAATGGTAATATAACAGGTGGGGTTTTTCTTTTATTCTTCGGATTACTAGTGGTGGGATCTGTTGACAATTTGTTTAGATTTTGGTTACAAAAAAAAATTGGAGATACCCATCCATTAATTACAATTTTAGGAGTTATCATTGGCCTTAAAATATTTGGTTTCATTGGATTGATCTTTGGACCCATTTTGATTTCAATTGTACTTTTATTATTAAATCTTTATAATCGAGAATATAGCTCTTCTCAAACTTTTAATGATGTGGGAGGTATAAGTTAA
- a CDS encoding tryptophanase — MKTIIEPFKIKSVEPINFTSREQRKSIIKDAFYNPFLIKAKDVIIDLLTDSGTSAMSSAQWAGIMIGDESYAGSRSFFHFEKTIQDITGMPIVIPTHQGRASEKILFSIMGGEGKYIVSNTLFDTTRANIEASGAIGIDLLCKEGKLPSVPAPFKGNLDVEALESFILEKGSENIPLCLITVTNNSGGGQPVSMENIRAAKSVCNKYDIPLFIDACRFAENCYFIKLREPEFENKSVKEIAKELFSYANGCTMSAKKDAFANIGGFLALYDEKLAQLCRNLLIITEGFPTYGGLAGRDLEAISIGLEEVMDENYLHYRIRTTEYLTEKLIKEGVPVMQPAGGHAVYIDAKEFLPHIPTHQYPGQSLVAWLYLEGGIRSCEIGSLMFGKYDESGILIPAMMELVRLAIPRRVYTQSHIDYVAEVIIDVFHNRNLVKGMEIIFEAPSLRHFTAKLKEIE, encoded by the coding sequence ATGAAAACAATAATTGAACCATTCAAAATCAAATCAGTAGAACCAATTAATTTTACCTCTAGGGAACAGAGAAAGTCCATCATTAAGGATGCGTTCTATAATCCATTCCTAATTAAGGCAAAGGATGTAATTATTGACTTGCTTACCGATAGTGGAACGAGTGCCATGAGCAGTGCTCAATGGGCCGGTATTATGATTGGAGATGAATCATATGCTGGAAGTCGAAGTTTCTTCCATTTTGAGAAAACAATACAAGATATAACAGGAATGCCCATTGTTATACCCACTCATCAAGGAAGGGCATCAGAAAAAATTTTATTTTCAATTATGGGTGGTGAGGGTAAATACATTGTAAGTAACACCCTTTTCGACACAACCAGAGCCAATATTGAAGCCAGCGGTGCCATTGGAATCGATCTATTGTGTAAGGAAGGCAAATTACCATCTGTTCCAGCTCCATTTAAAGGAAACTTGGATGTGGAGGCATTGGAAAGTTTTATTCTTGAAAAAGGCTCTGAAAATATTCCACTCTGCTTGATAACCGTTACCAACAATTCGGGGGGAGGACAACCAGTGAGTATGGAAAACATAAGAGCGGCCAAATCAGTATGCAATAAATACGATATTCCATTATTTATTGACGCATGCCGTTTTGCTGAAAATTGTTATTTTATTAAATTAAGAGAACCTGAATTTGAGAACAAATCTGTTAAAGAAATTGCTAAAGAGCTGTTCTCTTACGCCAATGGTTGCACCATGAGCGCTAAAAAAGATGCATTTGCAAATATTGGTGGATTTCTTGCTTTATACGATGAGAAATTAGCTCAATTATGTAGAAATCTTCTAATTATAACTGAAGGATTTCCTACTTATGGTGGGTTGGCAGGTCGGGATCTTGAAGCTATATCCATTGGTCTTGAAGAAGTTATGGATGAAAATTATTTGCACTATAGAATTCGCACGACTGAATACCTTACAGAAAAACTTATAAAAGAAGGGGTTCCGGTTATGCAACCTGCTGGTGGGCATGCAGTTTATATTGATGCAAAAGAATTCCTGCCACATATCCCAACCCATCAATATCCTGGCCAATCATTGGTTGCTTGGCTATATTTAGAAGGGGGAATCAGGAGTTGCGAAATTGGATCACTTATGTTTGGGAAGTATGATGAAAGCGGAATTTTGATTCCGGCAATGATGGAACTTGTAAGGCTTGCAATTCCTCGACGTGTATACACACAGAGTCATATTGATTATGTAGCTGAGGTTATTATTGATGTGTTTCATAATAGAAATTTGGTGAAGGGGATGGAAATCATTTTTGAGGCACCCTCATTAAGGCACTTCACAGCCAAACTAAAAGAAATAGAATAG
- a CDS encoding M28 family peptidase: protein MELLKGNFPADSFSSRPILSNRILPILLNKNINRDSIAYFLKGIVSFQNRNTIYDFNEKPNQGIRGARNWIKSHLDKWSDQPGADLFSCEFEFDYLMCNRTRHSQLLSIIPGHGPLRKELVILEAHLDSRCESLCDTICLAEGADDNGSGSALLMEISRNLCLFSLSRTIVILWVTGEEQGLGGSRSFATFCKQNAIPIKAVFNNDIVGGIECGKTSSPPSCPGPYQYDSTRLRLFSSGVTNSMSKNLARLSKLIIDDASKDSSFHLPQIDVMFGEDRSGRGSDHIPFRELGYSAVRFTSSYEHGDGNPNQPDYTDRQHSSRDILGQDINGDGILDSFYVDFNYLRNNTLVNAISAVNAASSTFDPYKLQLIPDVNSLVVKIENPQNALEYIIGIRKINSAYFDTIIFSKFPEITINDLNASTYYVTAAGRDSNGWIGMFGQEYNARILSNTNNLSFASPVELLQNRPNPFDELTLIPIIINDPQFVKNAQLEIYTESGHPIKFIKLDLKTGLNEILYDYQRNNYNSGNYFYSLRINGKIISTKKMILGNF from the coding sequence ATGGAACTCTTAAAAGGGAACTTTCCAGCCGACAGCTTTTCATCGAGACCTATACTCTCTAATAGAATTTTACCTATTTTATTAAATAAAAATATTAATAGAGATTCAATCGCATATTTCTTGAAAGGTATAGTATCGTTTCAAAATCGAAATACAATATATGATTTTAACGAAAAGCCTAATCAAGGAATAAGAGGTGCTAGAAATTGGATTAAATCACATTTAGATAAATGGTCAGATCAGCCGGGCGCGGATCTTTTTTCATGCGAATTTGAATTCGATTACTTGATGTGTAACCGTACAAGACATTCACAATTACTGAGCATTATTCCAGGTCACGGTCCTTTACGCAAAGAATTAGTAATTCTTGAAGCACATTTAGACAGTCGTTGCGAATCCCTCTGTGATACAATTTGCCTTGCCGAGGGTGCAGATGACAACGGGTCAGGATCTGCTTTACTTATGGAAATCTCTCGAAATTTATGCCTGTTCAGTCTTTCGAGAACAATTGTAATCCTTTGGGTTACGGGAGAAGAACAAGGACTTGGTGGGTCTCGTTCATTTGCTACCTTTTGCAAACAAAATGCTATTCCTATAAAGGCAGTATTTAACAATGATATAGTTGGAGGCATAGAATGCGGAAAAACGTCTTCCCCTCCAAGCTGTCCAGGACCATATCAATATGATAGTACGAGATTGCGATTATTTTCTTCAGGTGTAACCAACAGCATGTCAAAAAATCTTGCTCGACTTAGTAAGCTGATTATTGATGATGCGTCAAAAGACTCTTCATTCCATTTGCCTCAAATTGATGTAATGTTTGGTGAAGACAGAAGTGGCAGGGGTAGTGACCATATCCCTTTCAGAGAACTGGGTTATAGTGCGGTACGATTCACATCGTCATATGAACATGGAGATGGAAATCCCAATCAACCAGATTATACCGACCGACAACATAGTTCCCGTGATATCTTAGGTCAAGACATAAATGGAGATGGAATATTAGATAGCTTTTATGTTGATTTCAATTATTTGAGAAATAATACCCTGGTTAATGCTATTTCGGCAGTAAATGCGGCCTCGAGTACATTCGATCCATACAAACTTCAGCTTATTCCTGATGTTAATTCTTTAGTCGTTAAAATTGAAAATCCTCAAAATGCTCTTGAATATATAATTGGAATCAGGAAAATAAATTCCGCCTATTTTGATACTATAATTTTTTCAAAATTTCCAGAAATTACAATCAATGATCTAAATGCCAGCACTTATTATGTGACTGCAGCAGGTCGGGACAGCAATGGTTGGATTGGAATGTTTGGACAGGAATATAATGCAAGGATACTCTCGAATACGAATAATTTATCATTCGCTTCTCCAGTCGAATTACTTCAAAATAGACCTAACCCCTTTGACGAATTAACCTTGATTCCTATTATAATTAATGATCCTCAGTTTGTGAAAAATGCCCAACTTGAAATATACACAGAATCAGGACATCCTATAAAATTTATAAAACTTGATTTGAAAACTGGTCTTAATGAAATTCTTTATGATTATCAACGGAACAATTATAATTCTGGAAATTACTTTTATTCTTTAAGAATCAACGGTAAAATAATCTCGACTAAGAAAATGATATTGGGTAACTTTTAA
- a CDS encoding DEAD/DEAH box helicase codes for MNPFASLGIQPALCTAVTELGFEQPTEIQEKAIPIFLAQNTDLIALAQTGTGKTAAFGLPILQNIDPNNHFTQALIISPTRELCMQIANDLAKFSKNLRSISVVAVYGGSSILKQIKDIKRSAQIIVATPGRLMDLMERKVIKLNNINTVVLDEADEMLNMGFREDMEAILAQTPEDKITGLFSATMSPDIRKIANTYLKNPAEITIGKKNAAQQNISHQYSVVQAKDKYTALKRIIDFHEDFYGIVFCTTKAETQELSDHLVRDGYSADCLHGDLAQAQRDKVMHRFRHKAIKALLATDVAARGIDVKNITHIIHYHLPDDIENYTHRSGRTARAGQKGISIALLHIREAYKLHQIEKLAGVKFEKYMIPTGEDVIHVRINNFIAFFKNQDEGENKIKFKNEWIWPLMEMEKEDLVHRLLTLEMKRFGIQYKDSPDINIDEKVREPRSFSKTSSHSDDSRGNNTRSKSRRDGGRNSSEMVRLFVNVGKKDQLKYDEVRELIFKNTKVSGRAVRDIEMKGVYSFFMTDRDSADQMCQVTSATFNGRPFRIDEASKQKEGRSEFKEGRSEFKEGKSEFKSNKRRRN; via the coding sequence ATGAATCCATTTGCATCTTTGGGCATCCAGCCCGCACTCTGTACCGCAGTTACTGAACTCGGTTTTGAACAACCAACTGAAATCCAGGAAAAAGCAATCCCAATCTTTCTTGCCCAAAATACCGACCTAATAGCACTGGCACAAACAGGTACCGGTAAAACAGCCGCTTTCGGTTTACCTATTCTTCAAAATATTGATCCAAACAACCATTTTACCCAAGCCCTTATTATTTCTCCTACCAGAGAATTATGCATGCAAATCGCTAATGATTTAGCTAAATTTTCTAAAAATCTTAGGTCAATTAGTGTTGTCGCCGTTTATGGTGGGAGCAGCATTCTTAAACAAATTAAGGACATTAAAAGATCAGCCCAAATTATTGTAGCTACTCCCGGCCGATTGATGGATCTAATGGAAAGAAAGGTCATCAAATTGAACAACATCAATACAGTTGTTCTTGATGAGGCAGATGAAATGCTTAATATGGGATTCCGTGAAGACATGGAAGCCATACTTGCACAAACACCAGAAGATAAAATTACAGGTTTGTTCTCAGCAACCATGTCACCTGATATCCGCAAAATTGCCAATACCTACCTTAAAAATCCTGCAGAGATAACGATTGGCAAAAAGAATGCAGCACAACAAAATATTTCACATCAATATTCTGTTGTTCAAGCCAAGGACAAATACACTGCTCTTAAACGAATCATAGATTTTCATGAGGACTTTTATGGAATTGTATTTTGCACCACAAAGGCAGAAACTCAGGAACTTAGTGATCACCTGGTAAGAGACGGATACTCTGCAGATTGCTTACATGGTGATCTCGCACAGGCTCAACGAGACAAAGTAATGCATCGCTTTCGTCACAAAGCCATCAAAGCTTTACTTGCAACAGATGTAGCTGCAAGAGGCATCGATGTCAAGAATATCACTCATATCATACATTACCACCTTCCGGATGATATTGAAAATTATACACACAGGAGCGGACGAACTGCCCGCGCAGGACAGAAGGGTATTTCAATCGCATTACTGCATATAAGAGAGGCTTATAAATTGCATCAAATAGAAAAACTGGCAGGGGTCAAGTTTGAAAAATACATGATTCCTACTGGTGAAGATGTGATCCATGTAAGAATCAACAACTTTATAGCTTTTTTCAAAAATCAGGATGAAGGAGAAAATAAAATAAAGTTTAAAAATGAATGGATTTGGCCATTAATGGAAATGGAGAAGGAGGATTTGGTGCATAGATTACTCACCCTTGAAATGAAACGATTTGGAATTCAATATAAAGATTCTCCAGATATTAATATCGATGAGAAGGTAAGAGAACCTAGATCTTTTTCAAAAACTTCATCACATTCGGATGATTCAAGAGGTAATAATACCAGAAGTAAAAGCCGAAGGGACGGAGGAAGAAATTCATCCGAAATGGTTAGGTTATTCGTAAATGTTGGCAAAAAAGACCAACTCAAGTATGATGAGGTTAGGGAGCTCATTTTCAAAAACACGAAAGTCAGTGGGAGAGCAGTAAGAGATATAGAAATGAAAGGCGTATATTCATTCTTTATGACTGACCGCGATAGTGCAGATCAAATGTGCCAGGTAACAAGCGCAACATTTAATGGAAGGCCGTTCAGAATTGATGAAGCTTCAAAACAAAAAGAAGGAAGATCAGAATTTAAAGAAGGAAGGTCAGAATTTAAGGAAGGAAAATCTGAATTTAAAAGCAATAAGCGACGAAGAAATTAG
- a CDS encoding RNA-binding protein, whose product MNLYVGNLDYSVKEQQLSAMFSEFGEVSSVKIITDKMTGRSKGFGFVEMPNDDEAREAIKNLDQTAIKDRNISVSEAQPPEQRERKPFRPNNNGGGGGGNRFRRF is encoded by the coding sequence ATGAATCTTTATGTAGGAAACCTTGACTACTCCGTCAAGGAACAACAACTCTCTGCCATGTTTTCTGAATTTGGTGAGGTTAGTTCTGTTAAAATCATCACTGACAAGATGACCGGCCGATCAAAAGGCTTTGGATTTGTCGAAATGCCAAATGACGATGAAGCAAGAGAAGCGATCAAAAATCTTGATCAAACTGCTATCAAAGACAGAAACATTTCTGTTTCAGAAGCTCAACCTCCTGAACAAAGAGAGCGTAAACCATTCCGTCCGAATAACAACGGCGGTGGTGGTGGTGGCAACCGTTTTAGAAGATTCTAA